In Torulaspora delbrueckii CBS 1146 chromosome 1, complete genome, one genomic interval encodes:
- the PFA3 gene encoding palmitoyltransferase PFA3 (similar to Saccharomyces cerevisiae PFA3 (YNL326C); ancestral locus Anc_3.12) — MCFTGHCSITTIFPRTLVVVLYSWTAYVTCTRVDQVSPVVVRSPVLSTLVLGLYTYYKLISEGPGSPLEYSELVVRDVAAAENGTELPPEFLSRRSITSKRDGRFRLCRTCHVWKPDRCHHCSACNRCILRMDHHCPWLPDCVGFRNQKYFIQFLMYATLYAFNVLIFDTIQLYIWFHQGDYERQLIDLVLFSVWLLAFAVSIALSCFTGFSIYQVAHNQTTIELHIQGRYREELDILGESRRDDATDNVFDLGSSSKNWMDVMGTTVFEWLLPIPTSKRIRNRHSLDQKGLYFDFRSDVSERLLDSMDLQDRLLRRVTPRSSMERGLI; from the coding sequence ATGTGTTTCACTGGTCACTGTTCGATAACCACGATATTCCCCAGGACCCTTGTGGTAGTTTTATATTCATGGACCGCTTATGTGACATGTACTAGAGTGGATCAAGTGTCGCCCGTAGTGGTTAGGTCACCGGTTCTGAGTACGCTGGTCTTGGGGCTTTATACATACTATAAACTTATATCAGAGGGTCCGGGAAGCCCATTAGAATACTCAGAGTTGGTTGTGAGGGATGTGGCAGCGGCAGAGAATGGTACAGAACTTCCGCCGGAGTTTCTTTCTAGGAGATCCATAACTTCTAAGCGTGATGGAAGGTTTCGACTATGCAGGACATGTCATGTGTGGAAACCTGACAGATGTCACCATTGCTCAGCATGTAATAGGTGTATTTTGAGGATGGATCACCATTGTCCGTGGTTGCCTGATTGTGTTGGGTTCCGTAATCAAAAGTACTTCATCCAATTCCTGATGTATGCAACGTTGTACGCTTTCAATGTGCTAATATTTGACACAATTCAGTTGTATATTTGGTTTCATCAGGGAGATTATGAGAGACAACTCATAGATCTTGTTTTGTTTTCCGTTTGGCTTCTTGCCTTTGCGGTGTCAATTGCCTTGTCGTGCTTTACTGGCTTTAGCATTTATCAGGTGGCTCATAACCAAACCACTATTGAATTGCATATACAGGGACGTTATAGAGAGGAGCTGGATATATTAGGTGAATCGCGTAGGGATGATGCTACTGATAATGTTTTTGACTTGggatcatcttcaaaaaacTGGATGGATGTCATGGGTACCACTGTATTTGAGTGGCTTTTACCTATTCcaacttcaaagagaattAGAAATAGACATTCATTGGATCAAAAGGGATTgtattttgattttagaAGCGACGTTAGCGAACGTCTCTTGGATAGCATGGACTTACAAGATAGGCTGCTGAGAAGAGTGACCCCACGTTCGTCAATGGAGCGAGGTTTGATTTAG
- the RRP40 gene encoding exosome non-catalytic core subunit RRP40 (similar to Saccharomyces cerevisiae RRP40 (YOL142W); ancestral locus Anc_3.13), whose translation MSTLIFPGDQLNIDSEQPTTLGPGLYFDPVTQEIGPTNAGVEVIANTKRGQTVYVDYDSKRYIPAVGDYVIGIIVGQFSDSYKVSLSSFSSSVTLSYMAFPNASKKNKPTLKVGDLVYARVCAAEKELEAEIECLDSTTGQDAGFGLLEGGIVIDVTLGFARHLLFDKDFPLLKILSSFTQFEVAIGVNGKIWVKCEEVKNTLACYRSIIDCQKTSVSEYKNTIKSHFKNIVDAAGGK comes from the coding sequence ATGTCTACGTTAATATTTCCAGGAGACCAGCTGAATATTGATAGCGAACAGCCAACTACGCTGGGTCCAGGGCTTTATTTTGACCCTGTAACGCAGGAGATAGGCCCAACAAATGCCGGTGTCGAGGTCATCGCCAATACTAAAAGAGGGCAAACGGTTTATGTTGATTACGATTCGAAACGATATATTCCAGCCGTTGGGGACTATGTGATTGGAATAATAGTCGGGCAATTTTCAGACAGTTATAAAGTATCTTTATCCAGCTTTTCATCGAGTGTGACTCTATCTTATATGGCTTTCCCCAATGCAtctaagaagaataagCCAACGCTTAAGGTTGGTGACTTAGTGTACGCAAGAGTTTGTGCTGCTgaaaaggaattggaagctgAGATTGAGTGTTTGGACTCTACAACGGGTCAAGATGCAGGTTTCGGTTTGCTAGAGGGTGGAATAGTGATAGATGTCACTTTAGGATTTGCCCGCCATTTATTGTTTGATAAAGATTTCCCTCTGCTCAAGATACTGTCGAGCTTTACACAGTTCGAGGTGGCAATTGGTGTAAACGGCAAGATATGGGTCAAATGCGAAGAAGTGAAGAACACATTGGCTTGTTATAGGTCTATCATTGATTGTCAGAAGACATCGGTAAGCGAATATAAAAATACGATAAAGAGTCACTTCAAGAATATTGTAGATGCTGCAGGGGGAAAATGA
- the FIG4 gene encoding phosphatidylinositol-3,5-bisphosphate 5-phosphatase (similar to Saccharomyces cerevisiae FIG4 (YNL325C); ancestral locus Anc_3.14), which translates to MIPESIEDGAHVEGAGSPEAFNEMSLSNEAPKQRRTTKFILSKYTIYETKERMYIVGSNKRETMFRILEIDLSVPQDRLSVLEDNVFFTRNEIMNVLSGLEEASEEGLNKKLTGYGLMGFIRFTTCYYLIVVQKCSQVAVLAGRSIFHIDGTALVPISNNYRKPDKYSAEARLMSTFQSLDLTKTFYFSNTYDITNTLQTNLLREKLKAVGRSDISVPNGIPDYNEMFMWNNNLLEAVLPCIDTVYDWFRPIVHGFIDQVDVSVLGKSIYITLVARRSHQFAGARFLKRGVNKQGYVANEVETEQIVTDMLLTGFHRPGNGYFDSDRYTSFVQHRGSIPLYWTQEASNLTGKPPIQVTAVDPFFSSAAMHFDMLFQRYGKVQVLNLIKTKEKTPRETKLLREFEQCITYLNQFLPENKKIQYTSWDMSRASKQDGQGVIEFLEKYAAETVSTTGIFHNGANFKVTKIQEGVCRSNCIDCLDRTNAAQFVVGKRALGVQLKSLGIIDNSYLEYDSDIINILTELFHDLGDTIALQYGGSHLVNTMETYRKINQWSSHSRDMIESIKRFYSNSFVDAQRQDAINLFLGHYVWKKGYPALWEMNTDIYLHNEYVSHGPKRSYTHWWNNYHIISISDMLKEEIIDQNKDVSLRDVMRNIRGYPGAFDNYWNEYYLPRSLTWMPDLFAYNMNSTRRYHAARGENKDLSPFASRKQSWLNNKLRAITIKGDEHPKAESTSTTQETELEYEDDLRLSSYQLKKVLAKDAAIKRSLAIAERNDKVPLPLEDSMSNDSEITAIENEEEMRDRDTPLDCVSQLDDVITYSDYYVDIDIDVEYYTNIMKVDSYQPSEDYQDMITREKVTVKQ; encoded by the coding sequence ATGATACCAGAATCGATAGAAGATGGTGCACATGTCGAGGGAGCTGGCTCTCCTGAAGCATTCAATGAAATGTCTTTATCAAATGAAGCTCCAAAGCAGAGGAGAACAACAAAATTTATCCTGAGCAAATACACCATTTATGAAACTAAGGAAAGAATGTATATTGTCGGCAGTAATAAGCGTGAGACAATGTTTAGAATACTGGAAATAGATCTTAGTGTTCCACAAGATAGATTGAGTGTCCTCGAGGATAACGTTTTCTTCACAAGGAACGAGATTATGAATGTACTTTCTGGATTAGAGGAAGCAAGCGAAGAAGGATTGAATAAGAAACTGACTGGATATGGTCTCATGGGATTTATTCGATTCACAACATGCTACTACTTGATAGTTGTCCAAAAATGCAGTCAAGTGGCCGTGCTAGCTGGTagatcaatttttcatataGATGGAACTGCATTGGTACCAATAAGCAATAACTATAGGAAGCCGGACAAATATTCTGCAGAAGCTCGACTTATGTCGACGTTTCAAAGTTTGGATTTAACAAAGACTTTCTATTTCAGCAATACTTATGACATTACCAATACCTTGCAAACCAACTTATTAAGGGAAAAACTAAAAGCTGTAGGTAGGAGCGATATTTCAGTACCGAATGGCATTCCCGACTATAACGAAATGTTTATGTGGAATAATAACCTTTTAGAAGCGGTATTACCTTGCATCGATACAGTATATGATTGGTTTAGGCCCATAGTTCACGGATTCATTGACCAAGTCGATGTCTCAGTGCTCGGGAAGAGTATATACATCACTCTGGTCGCTCGTCGATCGCATCAGTTTGCTGGTGCTCGATTCCTCAAAAGAGGAGTTAACAAACAAGGATATGTGGCCAATGAGGTTGAGACAGAACAAATAGTTACCGATATGCTGTTGACTGGGTTTCATCGTCCTGGCAATGGATACTTCGACAGTGATAGGTATACTTCGTTTGTTCAACACAGAGGATCCATTCCTCTTTACTGGACACAAGAAGCTTCCAACCTCACGGGAAAACCGCCAATTCAAGTCACAGCTGTTGATCCCTTCTTCAGTTCGGCGGCAATGCATTTTGATATgctttttcaaaggtatGGCAAGGTCCAAGTGCTTAACCTCATCAAAACGAAGGAAAAAACTCCAAGGGAAACTAAACTTCTGAGAGAGTTTGAACAATGCATAACCTATctcaatcaatttttgccTGAGAATAAAAAAATACAGTATACTTCTTGGGATATGAGTCGAGCATCAAAGCAGGATGGTCAAGGTGTCATTGAGTTTTTAGAAAAATACGCAGCAGAGACTGTTTCAACAACCGGTATTTTTCATAATGGTGCCAACTTTAAGGTAACAAAGATACAAGAAGGTGTCTGTAGAAGTAATTGCATTGACTGCTTAGATAGAACTAATGCAGCTCAATTTGTCGTTGGTAAAAGGGCTTTGGGAGTTCAGCTAAAGAGCTTGGGTATAATTGACAACAGCTATTTGGAATACGATTCTGATATTATTAACATTCTTACAGAATTATTTCATGATTTGGGTGACACCATAGCTCTGCAGTATGGAGGCTCACACTTGGTTAATACCATGGAGACATACCGAAAAATTAATCAATGGAGCTCACACTCTAGGGATATGATTGAGAGTATCAAGAGATTTTACAGCAATTCATTCGTGGATGCTCAGCGCCAGGACGCCATAAACCTTTTCCTTGGCCATTACGTTTGGAAGAAAGGATATCCTGCACTATGGGAAATGAACACGGACATCTACCTTCACAACGAATATGTTAGCCACGGTCCCAAAAGAAGTTATACTCATTGGTGGAACAATTACCACATTATTAGTATTTCAGATATGCTCAAGGAAGAGATAATAGATCAAAATAAAGATGTATCCTTAAGGGACGTGATGCGGAATATTCGTGGCTACCCTGGGGCTTTCGACAATTATTGGAACGAGTACTATTTGCCCCGTTCGCTAACTTGGATGCCGGACCTTTTTGCGTATAACATGAATTCTACTAGAAGGTACCATGCAGCACGCGGTGAGAATAAAGATCTATCACCGTTTGCCTCACGGAAGCAAAGTTGGCTAAACAACAAGCTAAGAGCCATCACTATAAAGGGCGATGAGCACCCAAAGGCGGAATCCACATCAACCACACAAGAGACAGAGCTCGAATATGAAGATGACCTGAGACTATCAAGCTACCAGCTTAAAAAAGTGCTTGCAAAAGACGCTGCCATTAAGAGAAGCCTGGCAATTGCTGAGCGCAATGATAAGGTTCCGTTACCTCTAGAAGACTCAATGAGCAATGATTCAGAGATCACTGCGATCGAgaatgaggaagaaatgCGCGACAGAGATACGCCACTAGATTGCGTCTCGCAGTTGGACGACGTGATCACATACAGTGATTACTACGTCGATATCGATATCGACGTCGAGTATTACACTAATATCATGAAAGTCGACAGCTATCAACCATCTGAAGATTATCAAGATATGATCACTCGAGAAAAAGTGACAGTGAAGCAATGA
- the PPM2 gene encoding tRNA methyltransferase PPM2 (similar to Saccharomyces cerevisiae PPM2 (YOL141W); ancestral locus Anc_3.15): MTTELTPRQLKQLEKQNRRKKYADLAIQGTNNSSIASKRSVEVLYLSKLSENDRSTQANEYFKYFVKKTPKRSPCINRGYWLRLHAIRSRLDSIVEATQKKIVVVNLGCGFDPLPFQLLDPNNEASRKYSGRVRFLDLDYPDLISKKVQIIKQNDELTNILGPECDELSDAVKFGTVNYIAAPCNLNYLETFKKDIVPFGLDDPELIKVFVAEVSLAYMKPERADDIIKLCGELPNSHFLMLEQLIPEGENEPFSKQMLKHFRKNDSPLLSVLQYKTLQSQRERFSKLGFPNINAGDMFKLWESVDVEQRLKVKYLELFDELEEFHLFCHHYIICHATNDTGFAFDGTYKFTPSKSIRSLEILTEAKFQILESSLARKFGAAAQDKLVLYFGGSSPARLNELIEVDVDTGNYIPLDTGEAPPVRMCHTLTSLGSSQEFMMIGGRQSPKDGYTDTWVFNMGSNLWRQGPSLPESRYRHAACLIENQILVFGGSTTGSPFLTYDPVQQTFETPDHNLDLDRPLISAAMDYNHEAQVGVIVGGSFDETLVSDALYTFSYNGNTVKIKNSLKHPLLQRYGAKVKFINNHTLMLVGGTSPEMLFGQETSIVIIDIKSGKICGLKIHPDIWDDHPLFLVGFELVQISLDEFLVIGGGATCYGFGAVANKSFKISISNILNGLD; the protein is encoded by the coding sequence ATGACTACTGAGCTGACTCCAAGGCAGCTGAAGCAATTAGAGAAACAAAATAGACGCAAAAAATATGCAGATTTAGCCATCCAAGGTACAAATAACTCGTCCATTGCCTCTAAGAGATCCGTCGAGGTCCTATATCTATCCAAATTAAGCGAGAATGACAGAAGCACTCAAGCAAATGAGtatttcaaatattttgtgAAAAAAACACCTAAACGCTCTCCTTGCATTAACCGCGGTTATTGGTTGAGATTACATGCAATACGATCAAGATTAGACTCAATTGTTGAAGCAACGcaaaagaaaattgttgTAGTGAATTTAGGATGCGGGTTTGATCCTTTGCCTTTCCAACTCCTTGACCCAAATAATGAGGCAAGCCGCAAATACTCTGGAAGAGTTCGGTTCTTAGACTTGGATTATCCAGACCTTATCAGTAAAAAAGTGCAAATTATAAAGCAAAATGATGAGCTCACCAACATTCTTGGTCCAGAGTGTGACGAGCTTTCTGATGCCGTGAAGTTCGGTACTGTGAATTATATCGCCGCGCCTTGCAACCTCAACTACTTagaaactttcaaaaaggACATCGTTCCTTTCGGCTTGGATGACCCAGAACTCATCAAAGTATTTGTTGCCGAGGTTTCCCTGGCTTATATGAAACCTGAGCGTGCTGACGATATTATAAAGCTATGTGGTGAGCTACCTAACTCCCACTTTCTAATGCTTGAACAACTCATTCCAGAAGGCGAAAATGAACCGTTCTCTAAGCAGATGTTGAAGCATTTTCGAAAGAATGATTCTCCGCTGCTCAGTGTCCTTCAGTATAAAACATTACAGTCACAGAGAGAACGATTTAGCAAATTGGGCTTTCCAAACATAAATGCAGGCGATATGTTCAAACTTTGGGAATCAGTCGATGTAGAGCAAAGGCTGAAAGTGAAATATTTGGagctttttgatgaattagaGGAGTTCCACCTCTTTTGTCACCATTACATCATATGCCACGCTACTAATGATACCGGTTTCGCTTTCGATGGCACTTACAAGTTCACTCCCTCAAAGTCTATTCGCTCTTTGGAGATTCTAACTGAAGCAAAGTTTCAGATATTAGAATCCTCATTAGCAAGGAAGTTTGGTGCTGCTGCTCAGGACAAATTAGTTTTGTATTTTGGAGGCAGTAGTCCAGCTAGACTGAATGAACTAATCGAAGTAGATGTTGACACGGGAAATTACATACCATTGGACACTGGCGAAGCTCCACCCGTAAGGATGTGCCATACTTTAACAAGTCTAGGCAGCAGCCAAGAATTCATGATGATCGGCGGGAGACAAAGTCCCAAAGACGGGTATACTGATACGTGGGTGTTTAATATGGGCTCCAATCTCTGGAGGCAAGGGCCTTCGCTTCCCGAATCAAGATATAGACACGCCGCCTGTCTCATTGAGAACCAAATTCTTGTGTTTGGAGGGTCTACAACAGGAAGTCCATTTTTGACTTACGATCCAGTCCAACAGACTTTCGAAACTCCTGACCAcaatcttgatcttgacCGACCTTTGATATCGGCTGCAATGGATTACAACCACGAAGCTCAGGTTGGAGTTATAGTCGGAGGGTCTTTTGATGAGACCTTGGTGTCAGATGCCCTCTACACCTTTTCCTACAACGGCAATACCGTTAAGATCAAAAATAGCTTAAAACATCCTCTATTGCAAAGGTATGGTGCCAAAGTGAAGTTCATAAACAACCATACACTTATGTTGGTAGGTGGAACCAGTCCAGAAATGCTGTTCGGCCAAGAAACTAGCATCGTAATCATCGACATAAAGAGCGGTAAAATATGTGGGCTCAAGATTCATCCTGATATATGGGATGATCATCCTTTGTTCTTAGTTGGGTTTGAACTGGTCCAAATCAGCCTCGATGAGTTCCTAGTAATTGGTGGAGGGGCCACCTGCTACGGGTTTGGTGCTGTAGCCAATAAGAGTTTCAAAATTAGCATATCAAATATTCTCAATGGTCTTGATTAG
- the LEM3 gene encoding Lem3p (similar to Saccharomyces cerevisiae LEM3 (YNL323W); ancestral locus Anc_3.16), whose product MVNFDLSRVGVFRKKDQEHKDVDVPEEDDVDASEFEDEEVQPKKVKTRRPLDTEFSQQRLKSWNPVPSPKNVFLLYLLVAAVFVIVGGCLLSVASKVSELTVYYQDCKDKAPTGDDWEDMPSDHYSMIFTKHKDFSTAPQWRYVADPDDQDEESGTCQLRFTTPQEIPKDVYVNYLIENFAANHRKYVLSFNEDQIKGIAASRSDLEDNVGINCKILGHNGDGKLYYPCGLIANSMFNDTFPFELSNVQDSNNNYPLSNSNINWHTDRTRYRKTKYNHTDIVPPPFWARQFPDGYNETNIPNIHEWEEFQNWMRPAALHKFSKLIRRNSNDSLQAGTYQIDIGLHWPTTMYNGKKAVYITHGSSIGSRNYFLGTVYLIGGCICVAFAIVLLGFWMISGRKFADPAQLSWEQK is encoded by the coding sequence ATGGTAAACTTTGATCTAAGTCGAGTGGGTGTATTTAGGAAGAAAGACCAGGAACATAAAGATGTTGATGTACCTGAGGAGGATGACGTGGATGCATCcgagtttgaagatgaggaggTTCAGCCTAAAAAAGTGAAGACTAGGAGACCGCTGGATACTGAATTCTCTCAACAACGGTTGAAATCGTGGAATCCAGTGCCTTCACCTAAGAACGTATTCCTGCTCTACCTGCTAGTAGCAGCGGTTTTCGTCATTGTTGGAGGCTGTTTGCTTTCAGTGGCTTCCAAGGTTAGTGAGCTGACTGTTTATTACCAGGATTGTAAAGATAAAGCTCCAACCGGGGACGATTGGGAAGATATGCCCTCGGATCATTACTCGATGATCTTCACTAAACATAAGGACTTTAGCACAGCACCTCAGTGGAGGTATGTTGCAGACCCTGATGACCAAGACGAGGAGAGTGGAACTTGTCAGTTACGGTTTACGACACCTCAAGAGATTCCAAAGGATGTTTATGTTAACTATTTGATTGAGAACTTTGCGGCAAACCATCGTAAATATGTGTTATCATTTAACGAAGATCAGATCAAAGGTATAGCTGCTTCCCGGAGTGACCTTGAGGACAACGTTGGTATAAACTGTAAAATTCTGGGTCACAACGGTGATGGTAAACTATATTATCCATGTGGACTGATTGCCAACTCTATGTTTAACGATACTTTCCCATTTGAGCTATCGAATGTTCAAGACTCTAACAATAACTATCCTTTGAGCAACAGCAATATCAACTGGCATACGGATCGTACTAGGTACAGGAAAACGAAATACAATCACACAGACATCGTGCCACCACCTTTTTGGGCACGTCAATTTCCAGATGGATATAACGAGACTAACATTCCAAATATACACGAATGGGAAGAGTTCCAAAATTGGATGAGACCCGCGGCTCTTCACAAATTCTCCAAGCTGATACGTAGAAATTCAAACGACAGTCTTCAGGCTGGTACGTATCAGATTGACATTGGCCTTCATTGGCCTACTACCATGTACAACGGGAAGAAAGCAGTTTACATCACGCATGGTTCAAGTATTGGAAGTCGGAACTATTTCCTGGGCACAGTTTATTTGATCGGTGGTTGTATCTGCGTTGCCTTTGCCATTGTCCTCTTAGGGTTTTGGATGATCTCTGGAAGAAAATTCGCAGACCCAGCGCAACTCTCTTGGGAGCAAAAGTAG
- the ARG8 gene encoding acetylornithine transaminase (similar to Saccharomyces cerevisiae ARG8 (YOL140W); ancestral locus Anc_3.17), whose protein sequence is MLKRFLSSTASRRVANVLDEKIYQVTTYARPDDLCITRGQNAKLYDDLNGKEYIDFTAGIAVTALGHSNPKVAEILYKQANKLVHSSNLYYNKECLDLSANLIKKTKQLGGQFDASKVFLCNSGTEANEAALKFAKKHGITINPKKQGIIAFQNSFHGRTMGALSVTSNPKYRTPFGDLIPNVSFLNVNDELTKLKDYISSNKNELAGLIVEPIQGEGGIFPIPSEKLTGLTQICKDNDVIVIYDEIQCGLGRTGKFWAHAHLPKEAHPDIFTSAKALGNGFPIAATVVNEKVNNALKVGDHGTTYGGNPLGSAVGNYVLDVIGDEKFLKQVEAKGKILEAGLRELQKKFPEQIKDIRGQGLIIGAEFAEPPTEVIKKARDLGLLVITAGKSTARFVPALTIEDETIHEGLKIFEKAVESVYK, encoded by the coding sequence ATGCTTAAAAGATTTTTATCATCTACTGCCTCCAGAAGAGTGGCCAACGTCCTCGACGAAAAAATCTACCAAGTTACCACATATGCTAGACCTGATGATCTATGTATTACCAGAGGCCAAAATGCTAAGCTTTACGACGATTTGAATGGTAAGGAATATATTGATTTTACTGCTGGTATTGCAGTCACTGCTCTAGGTCACTCGAATCCAAAAGTAGCAGAAATTTTATACAAGCAGGCCAATAAACTGgttcattcttcaaatctttattATAACAAGGAATGTCTGGATTTAAGTGCTAATCTGATTAAAAAGACGAAACAGCTCGgtggtcaatttgatgCTTCAAAGGTTTTCCTGTGTAATTCTGGTACTGAAGCTAACGAAGCAGCTTTaaaatttgccaagaaacatGGTATTACTATTAATCCAAAGAAGCAAGGTATTATTGCTTTCCAAAACTCTTTTCACGGACGTACCATGGGTGCTCTATCTGTCACTTCTAATCCCAAGTACAGAACTCCCTTTGGTGATTTAATTCCAAACGTTTCGTTCTTGAACGTTAACGATGAACTTACGAAACTTAAGGATTACATTAGCTCCAACAAGAATGAGTTGGCTGGTTTGATTGTGGAACCAATTCAAGGTGAAGGTGGTATCTTCCCAATTCcttctgaaaaattgacTGGTTTAACACAGATCTGTAAAGATAACGATGTTATTGTCATTTACGATGAAATCCAATGTGGTTTGGGTCGTACCGGTAAATTCTGGGCACATGCCCACCTACCAAAAGAAGCTCACCCAGATATTTTCACCTCTGCAAAGGCCCTAGGTAATGGTTTCCCGATCGCCGCTACCGTAGTCAATGAAAAGGTTAACAACGCATTAAAGGTCGGTGACCACGGTACAACTTACGGAGGTAACCCATTGGGAAGTGCTGTAGGTAACTACGTCCTAGACGTTATCggtgatgaaaaattcttgaaacaAGTTGAAGCCAAGGGTAAAATCTTGGAAGCTGGCTTACGTGAGCTACAGAAGAAATTCCCAGAACAAATCAAGGACATCAGAGGCCAAGGTTTAATCATTGGTGCTGAATTCGCCGAACCACCAACTGAagtgatcaagaaagctaGAGATTTGGGTCTGTTGGTGATCACCGCTGGTAAGAGCACCGCCAGATTTGTTCCCGCTCTGACTATCGAAGACGAAACGATCCatgaaggtttgaaaatctttgaaaaggcCGTTGAATCCGTCTACAAATAA
- the KRE1 gene encoding Kre1p (similar to Saccharomyces cerevisiae KRE1 (YNL322C); ancestral locus Anc_3.18) has translation MWATLSIVWLLFLRLTAAVVTTSLVTTTDANGLALTRTSVFDPATLAAAATPITTVITTTNVAGVLVTLTQTTTPTGTTGTTTGTGTTTTAATAATGTTPVTSVITTTNAAGATITSTTVITPTGTATGTTTGTATGTGLTTSLITTTNAAGATVTSTTVITPGTTNTGVTTTGATATGLTTSVFTTTNAAGVTLTSTTVFSPTATVSSSTTKAAAYDGTRPDPSTAFTSPPLTPVTTLSMDTLITVTEGTTKTYTSSREKTSNLWVTIVTNGNTVVVQTTFAQRFTSQYDTVASPSSGSVGLGTISGTIGRVRTDMQSTVSGNAAVFGTSFFVSMLAFVAMFL, from the coding sequence ATGTGGGCTACACTGTCGATCGTGTGGCTTTTGTTTTTACGTCTGACTGCAGCTGTAGTTACCACTTCATTGGTCACTACAACAGATGCTAATGGTCTAGCTTTGACGAGAACATCTGTTTTTGATCCTGCCACTTTGGCAGCTGCAGCTACCCCTATTACAACTGTTATTACTACAACGAATGTTGCCGGTGTTTTGGTTACTTTGACTCAGACAACTACGCCGACGGGTACTACGGGAACTACTACTGGGACTGGTACCACTACTACAGCAGCTACTGCGGCTACGGGAACTACTCCAGTTACTAGTGTAATTACCACTACAAATGCGGCAGGTGCTACGATCACTTCCACTACTGTTATTACTCCAACTGGGACTGCAACTGGGACTACAACTGGGACTGCAACTGGAACTGGATTAACAACCAGTCTCATTACTACTACCAATGCAGCTGGTGCTACTGTGACTTCTACCACTGTTATTACACCTGGTACGACTAATACAGGTGTTACTACTACTGGTGCAACCGCAACAGGATTGACCACTAGTGTTTTTACCACTACTAATGCTGCGGGTGTCACTTTGACCTCTACTACGGTCTTCAGTCCTACCGCAACTGTCTCTAGCTCTACCACCAAGGCTGCAGCATACGATGGGACCAGGCCCGATCCTTCAACGGCTTTTACTTCCCCGCCATTGACTCCTGTGACTACATTATCAATGGATACTCTTATAACGGTTACTGAAGGTACTACCAAGACATACACAAGCTCTAGGGAGAAGACTTCGAACTTATGGGTTACCATTGTAACCAATGGGAACACAGTGGTGGTTCAGACAACTTTTGCTCAGAGGTTTACCTCTCAGTATGATACAGTGGCTTCGCCATCATCTGGTTCTGTAGGTTTGGGTACTATTTCAGGTACTATTGGCCGTGTCAGGACTGATATGCAATCGACAGTGAGCGGAAATGCTGCAGTCTTTGGAACATCGTTCTTTGTTTCGATGTTGGCGTTCGTTGCGATGTTCTTATAA